A DNA window from Microcystis aeruginosa NIES-843 contains the following coding sequences:
- a CDS encoding glycosyltransferase 87 family protein, giving the protein MTILKRFPLSHPLFWAIIYFVALGIISVILGQDVSWDLRNYHFYNPYMLLTGRFKYDVLPAQIQTFFNPLIDVPFFVAVYYLKLPPIVVGFLMGGLHGLNQWLVHLITYHSLDKVSERYKITLSIAAAITSIFGAAYISELGTSIGDNTTSVFVLGGLFFIVSSLGKNLPIPSKNILLAGFLLGLATGFKLTNALYGISFLVAINFLPNSWSEKLRNLILSILSMAVGFSLTAGYWIILMWTKFANPLFPFYNKIFQSPYIETDVNLQDLRFLPRDIWQWLFYPFYFAQEQTLVAELKFKESRFAIAYILIVILLGFILYRYGNKKLIFPGNNLIYTSILSFLLPFYLSAYSIWLIKFSIYRYLIVLELITPILIILIVAYFYPKRKPVFLVSLGIFVLILATVKPLDWWRIPWSDNYFSIDRQALVQYQDDVIVLWGGEPVGYVVPYFPSNTRFLRITGNFGLSPHTKMSKIAEEIIDKTPESSLYLLEVNFELKESDREKSKQAALEFRNLVIDRNNCQPFINAIEKYSICKLRKISP; this is encoded by the coding sequence ATGACAATCCTCAAACGTTTTCCACTTTCTCATCCCTTATTTTGGGCAATTATCTACTTTGTTGCTTTGGGAATTATCTCGGTTATTTTAGGTCAAGATGTTAGTTGGGATTTACGAAACTATCATTTTTATAATCCCTATATGTTATTGACAGGAAGGTTTAAGTATGATGTCCTACCCGCACAGATACAAACTTTTTTTAATCCCCTGATTGATGTTCCCTTTTTCGTCGCTGTTTATTATCTGAAACTGCCTCCGATTGTCGTGGGGTTTTTAATGGGAGGATTGCACGGGTTAAATCAATGGTTAGTTCACCTAATTACCTATCATTCCCTCGATAAAGTTTCCGAAAGATACAAGATAACTCTAAGTATAGCGGCAGCGATTACCAGTATTTTTGGAGCAGCCTATATCTCGGAGTTAGGAACCAGTATTGGTGATAATACCACCAGTGTTTTCGTTCTGGGAGGATTATTTTTTATAGTTAGTAGTTTAGGGAAAAATCTGCCAATTCCCTCTAAAAATATTCTTTTAGCTGGATTCTTATTAGGATTAGCAACGGGGTTTAAATTAACCAATGCTTTATATGGTATTAGCTTTTTGGTAGCCATTAATTTTTTACCTAATTCTTGGTCAGAAAAGTTACGCAATTTAATCCTATCAATTCTCTCAATGGCCGTGGGTTTTAGTCTCACTGCTGGTTATTGGATTATCCTAATGTGGACAAAGTTTGCTAATCCTCTTTTTCCCTTCTATAATAAAATCTTTCAATCTCCTTATATCGAAACCGATGTCAATTTACAAGACCTGCGATTTTTGCCTAGAGACATTTGGCAATGGTTATTTTACCCTTTTTATTTTGCTCAAGAACAAACCTTAGTAGCTGAACTTAAATTTAAAGAATCTCGCTTTGCAATCGCTTATATTCTCATAGTAATATTGCTGGGTTTTATTCTTTATCGCTATGGTAACAAAAAATTAATTTTTCCTGGAAATAACCTAATTTATACCTCAATTTTAAGCTTTTTACTACCCTTTTATTTGAGCGCTTACTCCATTTGGTTAATTAAATTTTCTATCTATCGCTATCTCATAGTTTTAGAGTTAATTACTCCCATTTTAATTATCTTAATTGTTGCCTATTTCTATCCTAAGAGAAAACCAGTATTCTTAGTAAGTCTAGGGATTTTTGTTTTAATTTTAGCTACTGTTAAACCCCTAGATTGGTGGCGAATTCCTTGGTCGGATAACTATTTTAGTATTGATAGACAAGCTTTGGTACAATATCAAGATGATGTAATTGTTCTCTGGGGGGGAGAACCGGTCGGCTATGTGGTTCCCTATTTTCCTAGTAATACTCGCTTCCTGCGGATTACCGGTAATTTTGGGTTAAGTCCTCATACCAAGATGAGTAAAATAGCAGAAGAGATTATCGATAAAACTCCCGAATCATCGCTGTATTTACTAGAGGTCAATTTTGAACTAAAAGAATCAGATAGGGAAAAATCTAAGCAAGCAGCTTTAGAATTTCGTAACCTTGTTATTGATCGCAATAATTGT
- a CDS encoding ArnT family glycosyltransferase, translated as MMQRDFIFKNFEKFDYRLFLGVLITGLGFILRYYQYDYLPAYNWTQDEFAFAWSGMSLIQEGVPTSWSFLSPTDDFLVTVWEKTAVRYRFVTPWFDHPPLFGLIVGMTAILSGAKEFFDCSLTVIRIPSLVFGTLSIFLLYLLALRLTNTGVAIITSLIFATNPNTVFLSRLAVSENLLLCLSLAVALLFLQYGEKSQKKYLYLAIVLGGLAPLVKVTGLYILGSLVALLLFQKNWRDSLIASLTAVLSFGLYYLYGWFYDFSWFLTTLQEHKNRFTDFAMLKNLVLPTVFFEDGWLIFSWITLLLVSRFPLKISKIRLVIFPILIYTILLIFSGAQSHYYAWYVIPYYGFLFLVLGIFLDDFRKNSDFISAATIFIFLVVWSVNLNIKDWVLSSPYGRYYFIIGTAITLGGFFFNDLTEKKSKILTNFVKIIMLIVFWGLLLGNLNLILNYKLPS; from the coding sequence ATGATGCAGCGAGATTTTATATTTAAGAATTTTGAAAAGTTTGATTACCGTCTATTTCTGGGTGTATTAATTACTGGATTAGGTTTTATCTTAAGATATTATCAGTACGATTACTTGCCTGCCTATAACTGGACTCAAGATGAATTTGCTTTTGCTTGGAGTGGCATGAGTTTGATTCAAGAGGGAGTTCCTACCAGTTGGTCTTTCCTCAGTCCCACGGATGATTTTCTGGTGACAGTTTGGGAAAAAACTGCTGTTCGTTATCGTTTTGTTACCCCTTGGTTTGATCATCCTCCCTTGTTTGGATTAATTGTGGGTATGACGGCTATTTTATCGGGAGCAAAGGAATTTTTTGACTGTAGTTTAACAGTAATTAGAATTCCTTCTTTAGTTTTTGGCACTCTCTCTATTTTCTTGCTTTATTTATTGGCCTTACGCTTGACTAATACTGGTGTGGCGATTATAACTTCTTTAATTTTTGCCACTAACCCCAATACGGTTTTTTTATCTCGTTTAGCAGTTAGTGAAAATTTATTATTATGTCTAAGTTTAGCGGTAGCACTTTTATTCCTTCAGTACGGTGAAAAGTCTCAAAAAAAGTATCTATACTTGGCCATAGTTCTAGGTGGTTTAGCACCTTTAGTTAAGGTGACAGGATTATATATCCTAGGTTCTCTAGTCGCTTTACTATTATTCCAAAAAAATTGGCGAGATAGCTTAATCGCTTCTCTGACGGCAGTTTTATCCTTTGGTTTGTATTACCTTTACGGTTGGTTTTATGATTTTAGTTGGTTTTTAACTACTCTCCAAGAACATAAAAATCGCTTTACGGATTTTGCTATGTTAAAAAATCTAGTTTTACCTACAGTTTTTTTTGAGGATGGTTGGTTAATTTTTAGTTGGATCACTCTACTGTTAGTTTCCAGATTTCCTTTAAAAATATCTAAAATACGATTAGTTATTTTTCCTATATTAATCTATACAATTCTTCTTATTTTTTCTGGCGCTCAAAGCCATTACTATGCTTGGTATGTAATTCCTTACTATGGATTTCTCTTTCTAGTGCTTGGTATATTCTTAGACGATTTTCGTAAAAACTCTGATTTTATCAGTGCTGCCACTATCTTTATTTTTCTTGTCGTTTGGTCGGTGAATTTAAATATTAAGGATTGGGTTTTGAGTTCCCCTTACGGTAGATATTACTTTATTATCGGAACGGCAATTACTTTAGGGGGATTTTTCTTTAATGATTTAACCGAGAAAAAATCGAAAATTTTAACTAATTTTGTCAAGATAATCATGCTGATTGTCTTTTGGGGATTGTTACTAGGTAATCTTAATCTCATCCTTAACTATAAATTGCCAAGTTAA
- a CDS encoding mannosyltransferase: MICQLNSSRVWLLLILIFALFLRLNAAFSYPNILWPDEIFQTLEQGHRLAFGHGMIPWDFRDGIRSWLFPGILGGIMKLTAGFSEGASGYLASVKIFLSLLSLIPVWIGFSIAYESIGLAGAILTGGICAIWFEFIYFAPKAFTEVMAAYSLLVGVYLGCYGKNPPSRQRLYWTGFFYGLTTYLRFHLLPAIAIALIYQVRQKNFPQLLPLALGFIGPVLLGGALDAFTWSTPFQSIWKLIWINIFEGKFNSFGVSPWQQYFTWLALNWSWWLFPILVFCAIAARRHWILALLALVIILSHSFLGHKEYRYMFPALPLIIILAGLGIATLVSRLSLMRGSLAGKTIVIFSSLLLWAFLSWLLAGRFNTDQTFNFGPPWQKPGYTHWQTHGGQLQAYEYLSSEKKLCGLGVKGLAWQYTGGYAYLHQDVPIYFLKDNQNFEELQPYFNYLLFNQDTAAVGDYQREKCFNGTCVYRRSNSCQVNPNYHINQYLKEAGE, encoded by the coding sequence ATGATTTGTCAGTTAAATTCTTCTAGAGTTTGGTTGTTATTAATCCTTATTTTTGCCCTTTTCCTGCGTCTAAATGCCGCTTTCTCTTATCCTAATATTCTCTGGCCGGATGAAATTTTTCAGACTTTAGAACAGGGTCATCGACTAGCTTTTGGCCATGGGATGATACCTTGGGATTTTCGGGACGGGATTCGTTCTTGGTTATTTCCGGGGATTCTTGGCGGGATTATGAAGCTAACTGCTGGTTTTTCGGAAGGAGCCAGTGGCTATCTGGCCAGTGTCAAGATTTTCCTCAGTTTACTATCTTTAATTCCCGTTTGGATCGGATTCTCGATCGCCTACGAAAGCATCGGTTTGGCCGGCGCTATCCTAACCGGCGGTATTTGTGCGATTTGGTTTGAATTTATTTATTTTGCCCCGAAAGCCTTCACCGAAGTTATGGCCGCTTATTCCCTGCTAGTCGGCGTTTATTTAGGATGTTACGGCAAAAATCCCCCCTCTCGTCAGCGACTGTATTGGACAGGGTTTTTCTATGGATTGACCACCTATCTTCGATTTCATTTACTGCCTGCCATCGCCATCGCCCTCATTTATCAAGTTAGACAAAAAAATTTTCCACAATTACTGCCCCTTGCCCTCGGTTTTATCGGTCCGGTTTTGCTGGGGGGTGCTTTAGACGCTTTCACTTGGTCCACCCCCTTCCAATCGATTTGGAAACTGATCTGGATTAATATTTTTGAAGGAAAATTTAATAGTTTTGGCGTATCCCCCTGGCAGCAATATTTTACTTGGTTAGCCCTCAATTGGTCTTGGTGGCTGTTTCCTATCCTCGTCTTCTGTGCAATCGCTGCTCGTCGTCACTGGATTCTCGCCCTTCTGGCCCTAGTTATTATCCTCTCTCACAGCTTTTTAGGTCACAAAGAATATCGCTATATGTTCCCTGCCCTACCACTAATTATTATTCTCGCTGGTTTGGGAATCGCCACTCTCGTCTCGCGTTTATCGTTAATGCGAGGTTCCCTCGCCGGCAAAACTATCGTTATTTTTAGTAGTTTACTTCTTTGGGCTTTTCTATCCTGGTTGCTGGCGGGGCGTTTTAATACCGACCAGACTTTTAATTTCGGACCGCCTTGGCAAAAACCGGGCTATACTCACTGGCAAACCCACGGCGGACAATTACAAGCCTATGAGTATTTAAGTAGCGAGAAAAAACTGTGCGGTTTAGGAGTAAAAGGATTGGCGTGGCAGTACACGGGGGGATACGCCTACTTACACCAAGATGTACCGATTTATTTCCTTAAAGATAACCAAAATTTCGAGGAACTACAACCTTATTTTAATTATCTATTATTTAACCAAGACACTGCCGCGGTCGGAGATTATCAACGGGAGAAATGCTTTAACGGAACTTGCGTTTACAGGCGCTCGAACTCTTGTCAAGTTAACCCGAATTATCATATCAATCAGTATCTCAAAGAAGCTGGCGAGTAG
- a CDS encoding methyltransferase domain-containing protein, translating into MKIKKYLKFWKYPRLVDERETLIEERDSLKDHLKSLNQEKQEMIREKNALYERLGQLSLTIPELQEISPKLLDISVIKNKARQFRVQLDAEKEKLAPDNFGWYPYNTLTCFEILELLLTGKNRFLLELISEKPIVDIGCADGDLAFFLESLGCKVQVVDYAPTNFNLMQGVKLLKTALSSSVEIHDVNLDSQFLLPEKSYSLVIFLGILYHLKNPYYALETLAKSANYCLISTRVTKFNTVSNAANRVDLSAIPLAYLLDELEANNDSTNYWIFSNAGLRRILQRTGWEICDYITVGNTENSDPASRDGDERAYCLVKSRFYQD; encoded by the coding sequence ATGAAAATCAAGAAATATCTTAAGTTCTGGAAATATCCTCGCTTAGTTGATGAACGAGAGACTTTAATTGAAGAACGAGATTCTCTCAAAGATCATCTGAAGAGTTTGAATCAAGAAAAACAAGAAATGATTCGGGAAAAAAATGCTCTTTATGAAAGATTAGGTCAGTTATCCTTAACCATTCCCGAACTGCAAGAAATTAGTCCGAAACTTCTCGATATTAGCGTCATCAAAAATAAGGCCCGCCAGTTTCGAGTCCAATTAGATGCCGAAAAAGAAAAACTGGCTCCCGACAATTTTGGCTGGTATCCTTACAACACTTTAACCTGCTTCGAGATTCTCGAATTACTATTAACGGGTAAAAACCGTTTTCTACTGGAATTAATCTCGGAAAAACCGATTGTTGATATTGGTTGTGCCGATGGGGATCTGGCGTTTTTTCTGGAATCTTTGGGCTGTAAAGTGCAGGTAGTGGACTACGCTCCTACTAACTTTAATCTTATGCAAGGGGTTAAACTGCTCAAGACTGCTCTTTCTTCCTCTGTGGAGATTCATGATGTTAACTTAGATTCCCAGTTTCTGCTTCCCGAAAAAAGCTATAGTTTAGTCATCTTCTTAGGAATTTTATACCATCTCAAAAATCCCTACTATGCCCTCGAAACCTTAGCGAAATCTGCCAATTATTGCCTGATTAGCACCCGCGTCACTAAGTTTAATACGGTGAGTAATGCCGCTAATCGAGTCGATCTTTCCGCGATTCCTCTAGCCTATTTACTCGATGAACTAGAAGCAAATAATGATTCCACCAACTATTGGATCTTTTCTAATGCCGGGTTACGCCGAATTTTACAGCGAACCGGCTGGGAAATTTGCGATTATATAACAGTAGGTAATACCGAAAACTCCGATCCCGCCAGTCGTGACGGCGATGAAAGAGCCTATTGTTTAGTAAAAAGTCGTTTCTATCAAGATTAG
- a CDS encoding formylglycine-generating enzyme family protein, which translates to MNYPPNPLLNRRSLLKLAALAGGSAGLATLLSSRLSYSADQNQAIAKNIEAIEEFLRQIRPVDSQNLQWTEYSFETVTVDRRGQIIDRRQGSARSWREPLGNGSELEMVAIPGGSFRRGSKNEERGDHTSSEKPENSLTTAAFFLSKYPITQAQWRAIAQLPKINLELNPAPSFFQGDNLPVERVSWYEAIEFCQRLSRATGKDYRLASESRWEYACRAGTTTPFYCGETLTSERANYFAVYDPYAEEPASAYLARTTPVGSFAPNNFGLYDMHGNVGEWCADSWHRNYEGTPPLDGSAWLDRDTRLQPRYRSARLVRGGSWGDEARHLRSANRTFCLPDQHHSVLGLRVMADSTG; encoded by the coding sequence ATGAACTATCCCCCTAATCCCCTCTTAAACCGACGTAGTTTGCTGAAATTAGCGGCCCTAGCTGGAGGAAGTGCCGGACTAGCTACCCTTCTCTCCTCTCGGCTCAGTTACTCTGCCGACCAAAACCAGGCTATTGCCAAGAATATAGAGGCAATAGAGGAATTTTTGCGGCAAATTCGCCCAGTAGATTCGCAAAATCTCCAGTGGACAGAATATAGCTTTGAAACAGTCACCGTTGATCGTCGAGGGCAAATTATTGATCGCCGTCAGGGTAGCGCTCGCTCCTGGCGCGAACCTTTAGGCAACGGCAGCGAACTAGAAATGGTGGCTATTCCGGGGGGCAGTTTTCGACGCGGCTCGAAAAATGAAGAAAGAGGCGATCATACTAGCAGTGAAAAACCAGAAAATTCCCTGACGACGGCGGCTTTTTTTCTGAGCAAATACCCGATCACCCAAGCACAATGGCGAGCGATCGCCCAACTTCCCAAAATTAATCTCGAACTCAACCCAGCTCCCTCCTTTTTCCAAGGTGATAACTTACCCGTAGAGAGAGTCTCCTGGTACGAGGCGATCGAATTTTGTCAACGACTCTCCCGAGCCACCGGCAAAGATTACCGACTAGCGAGTGAATCACGCTGGGAATACGCCTGTCGCGCCGGCACAACCACCCCCTTTTACTGCGGGGAAACCCTCACCAGCGAGCGGGCTAATTACTTTGCCGTCTATGATCCCTACGCGGAAGAACCAGCCAGCGCCTATCTGGCCAGGACTACCCCGGTGGGCAGTTTCGCCCCCAATAATTTCGGTCTCTACGATATGCACGGCAACGTGGGTGAATGGTGCGCCGATAGCTGGCACCGGAATTACGAGGGAACCCCGCCCCTCGATGGTAGTGCTTGGTTAGACAGGGATACTCGCTTGCAGCCCCGTTATCGTTCCGCCCGTTTAGTGCGAGGGGGCAGTTGGGGCGATGAAGCTAGGCACCTACGCAGTGCCAATCGCACCTTTTGCCTTCCCGATCAACACCACAGTGTCTTGGGTTTACGAGTCATGGCCGATAGTACTGGTTAA
- a CDS encoding glycosyltransferase codes for MKIQQSHLFLTPPTGDLQIPLSPPPPDDGNLEAEKNYSLSLSLVIPTYNERQNIVQLVNILSQILDEALPNDYELIVVDDNSPDRTWEVAASLIAEYPQLRVLRREGEKGLSSAVVRGWQVARGDILGVIDADLQHPPEVLLKLFEQTRAGADLALASRHVEGGGVSQWSLTRRFLSRGAQLLGLVILPNVVGRVSDPMSGYFMVNRQAIAGPILNPMGYKILLEVIGRGNIDRIAEVGYVFQERQDGESKVTWQQYIEYILHLLKLRSRGRFGGLKRRWQFPLARFLRFSLVGFSGVFVDMAIFYLLSDPTTLAWGVTRSKIIAAEVAIINNFLWNDRWTFGDLSTGQNQWQQRCKRFLKFNLICLAGLILNVLLLNFFFNVLHINRYIANLIAIAIVTVWNFWMNLKLSWRVTEVKPEKSGKP; via the coding sequence ATGAAGATACAGCAGTCTCATCTTTTCTTAACTCCCCCCACAGGAGATCTACAGATACCTTTATCTCCTCCTCCCCCGGACGACGGCAACCTAGAAGCAGAAAAAAATTATTCTCTCAGCCTGTCTCTAGTCATTCCCACCTACAATGAACGGCAAAATATCGTTCAATTAGTCAACATTCTCAGTCAAATACTTGACGAAGCCCTTCCCAACGATTACGAACTGATCGTTGTCGATGATAATAGTCCCGATCGCACTTGGGAAGTCGCCGCGTCTTTAATCGCTGAATATCCCCAGCTGCGAGTGCTGCGCCGGGAGGGAGAAAAAGGCCTATCCTCGGCAGTGGTACGGGGGTGGCAAGTGGCACGGGGCGACATCCTTGGGGTCATCGATGCCGATTTACAGCATCCCCCGGAAGTGTTATTAAAATTATTCGAGCAAACCAGAGCCGGAGCCGATCTCGCCCTGGCTAGTCGCCATGTGGAAGGGGGTGGAGTCAGCCAATGGAGTCTGACGCGACGCTTCCTCTCCCGGGGGGCGCAGCTGTTGGGATTAGTCATTCTGCCCAATGTGGTGGGACGGGTATCGGATCCGATGAGTGGCTATTTCATGGTTAATCGACAAGCGATCGCGGGCCCGATCTTAAACCCGATGGGCTATAAAATTCTCCTCGAAGTTATCGGCCGCGGCAATATCGACCGGATCGCAGAAGTGGGTTACGTTTTCCAAGAGCGTCAAGACGGTGAAAGCAAAGTCACCTGGCAACAATACATCGAATATATCCTGCACTTGCTGAAATTGCGTTCCCGCGGTCGTTTCGGCGGACTGAAAAGGCGTTGGCAATTCCCCCTCGCTCGCTTTCTTCGCTTTAGTTTAGTCGGGTTTAGTGGCGTATTCGTCGATATGGCTATATTTTATCTCCTCAGCGATCCCACTACCCTCGCTTGGGGAGTAACTCGCAGTAAGATTATCGCCGCCGAGGTGGCTATTATTAATAATTTTCTCTGGAACGATCGCTGGACTTTTGGCGATTTGTCCACCGGCCAAAATCAGTGGCAGCAGCGTTGCAAACGTTTTCTTAAATTTAATCTTATTTGTTTGGCCGGTTTGATCCTCAACGTCCTGCTCTTAAACTTTTTCTTCAATGTCTTACATATTAATCGCTATATTGCTAACTTAATAGCGATCGCTATAGTTACCGTTTGGAACTTCTGGATGAATTTAAAACTCAGTTGGCGTGTGACGGAGGTTAAACCCGAAAAGTCCGGCAAGCCATAG
- a CDS encoding glycosyltransferase family 2 protein: MIEMTAIPPISLKNYRIAAIIPCHNEELTIAKVVSQFQTFLPEAAIYVYNNRSSDDTVTEALKAGAIVRQEIQPGKGNVVRRMFADIEADIYILIDGDDTYEIAAVRRLIERMLREQLDMVVGARREAAKSSQAYRPGHRAGNLFLTGLVKFLFGARLIDMLSGYRVFSRRFVKSFPALSNGFEIETELTIHALELKIPFAEEPTLYGERPEGSQSKLKTFQDGWRVLGTAILLFKEIRPFLFFSLVSLILAVISLLLAIPVLFEYLETGLVPRFPTAILSASIMLLAFLSLTCGMILDSVSRGRKEMKRMAYLANSWLKG, from the coding sequence ATGATCGAAATGACTGCTATTCCGCCGATTTCCCTGAAAAACTACCGTATCGCCGCCATCATTCCCTGTCACAATGAAGAACTAACGATCGCTAAAGTTGTCTCCCAATTTCAAACTTTTTTGCCAGAAGCGGCAATATATGTTTATAACAACCGCTCTAGCGATGATACCGTGACGGAGGCACTCAAAGCCGGGGCGATCGTTCGTCAGGAAATCCAACCGGGAAAAGGCAATGTTGTCCGGCGGATGTTTGCCGATATCGAGGCCGATATCTATATTCTCATCGATGGTGATGATACCTACGAAATTGCGGCAGTACGACGCTTAATTGAACGAATGCTGCGGGAACAATTGGATATGGTCGTCGGTGCGCGTCGGGAAGCGGCAAAATCCTCCCAGGCTTATCGTCCTGGTCATCGCGCTGGTAATCTATTTTTAACAGGATTGGTGAAATTTCTGTTTGGAGCGCGTTTAATCGATATGCTCTCCGGTTATCGCGTCTTTTCTCGTCGTTTCGTCAAATCTTTTCCCGCTTTGTCCAATGGTTTCGAGATTGAAACCGAGTTAACTATCCACGCTTTAGAATTAAAAATTCCCTTCGCTGAAGAACCAACCCTCTACGGGGAACGTCCCGAAGGTTCCCAAAGTAAGTTAAAAACCTTTCAAGATGGCTGGCGAGTATTGGGAACCGCTATCTTACTTTTTAAAGAAATTCGTCCTTTTCTCTTTTTTAGCCTTGTCTCGCTAATTTTGGCGGTTATTTCCCTCCTCTTAGCGATCCCCGTCCTGTTTGAATACCTCGAAACTGGCTTAGTACCACGTTTTCCCACCGCTATTTTATCGGCCTCGATCATGCTTTTAGCCTTTTTAAGTTTGACCTGTGGCATGATCCTCGATTCCGTCTCCCGGGGACGAAAAGAGATGAAACGAATGGCTTATCTAGCTAACAGTTGGCTGAAAGGTTAG
- a CDS encoding DUF1815 family protein has protein sequence MFKRLAEQHRQLVKDLVMDLQALAIALENQGYLASCYTCGGQMNSASFMVGLGETHLIRFLVSDYGITWTEMRDDRELMKLEGAEAISQLQELANLIKYQISPAEFIDKKPSSVLQRLETV, from the coding sequence GTGTTTAAACGACTTGCAGAACAGCATCGCCAACTGGTCAAAGACTTGGTCATGGATTTACAGGCCTTAGCGATCGCACTAGAAAATCAAGGTTATCTAGCATCTTGCTATACCTGTGGCGGTCAAATGAACAGCGCATCTTTTATGGTGGGATTGGGTGAAACCCATCTAATTCGGTTTCTCGTGTCCGATTACGGCATCACCTGGACAGAAATGCGCGATGATCGAGAGTTAATGAAACTCGAAGGTGCGGAAGCCATCAGCCAACTACAGGAATTAGCCAATCTGATTAAATATCAAATTTCGCCGGCGGAATTTATTGACAAAAAACCCTCCTCCGTGCTGCAACGGTTAGAGACGGTTTAA
- a CDS encoding RNA-guided endonuclease InsQ/TnpB family protein: protein MLVAERHIIKKGHRFWAEIDNLSWQSKNLYNSANYLIRQNFIYGHGYLTYNQMASLRSKTEQYQALPAKVSQQVLRGLDKNWTSFFAASSEFKSHPDKFLVKPKIPGYKEPKKGRNLLVYTIQAISKVGLRQGLVKLSGTSIALPTRVAERIAEVRIVPKCDCYVIEVIYEKTEQFLAPNEKIAAIDLGIDNLMAVTSNQPDFIPLLINGRPLKSLNQFYNQRRAKLQSLLNRQSSQRIRRLTRCRNQKVDDYLHQVSRYLVNLLVDQKITTLVIGKNDGWKQEVNLGKVNNQKFVTIPHARLIEMISYKCQLEGISVILQEESYTSASNFLHDDPLPVYGQITEKPVFSGKRILRGLYRTDKGILVQSDVMGSYNILRKAFPNAFNRYGIERCVVHPRRINLSK from the coding sequence ATGTTAGTAGCCGAAAGACACATTATCAAGAAAGGACATCGATTTTGGGCTGAGATAGATAATTTATCTTGGCAGTCTAAAAATCTCTACAACTCAGCCAATTATTTAATCCGACAAAACTTCATTTATGGTCATGGCTATTTGACCTATAATCAGATGGCCTCTCTGAGGTCAAAGACAGAACAGTATCAAGCTTTACCCGCTAAAGTTTCCCAACAAGTTTTAAGAGGATTAGACAAAAACTGGACATCATTTTTTGCCGCTTCATCGGAGTTTAAAAGTCACCCCGATAAATTTCTGGTCAAACCCAAAATCCCTGGCTATAAGGAGCCAAAAAAAGGACGAAATCTCTTAGTTTACACGATTCAAGCTATAAGCAAAGTAGGTCTTCGGCAAGGGTTAGTCAAACTATCAGGTACTTCAATTGCCTTGCCGACGAGAGTAGCAGAGCGCATAGCAGAAGTCAGAATAGTTCCTAAATGTGATTGTTATGTAATCGAGGTAATTTATGAGAAAACTGAACAGTTCTTAGCTCCTAATGAAAAGATAGCTGCGATAGATTTAGGCATAGATAATTTGATGGCTGTAACTTCAAATCAACCGGACTTTATCCCTTTGTTGATTAATGGCAGACCGTTAAAAAGCCTGAATCAATTTTATAACCAACGTCGAGCTAAGTTACAATCTCTGTTAAATCGTCAAAGTTCCCAGAGGATTCGCCGTTTAACCCGTTGCCGTAATCAGAAAGTAGATGATTATCTTCATCAGGTTAGTCGTTATTTAGTCAATCTCTTAGTTGACCAAAAGATAACAACTTTAGTAATTGGGAAAAATGACGGTTGGAAACAAGAAGTAAACTTAGGAAAAGTCAACAATCAAAAATTTGTGACCATCCCTCATGCTCGATTAATTGAGATGATTAGTTATAAATGTCAATTAGAAGGAATCTCTGTGATTCTTCAAGAAGAATCCTATACCTCAGCTTCTAATTTTTTGCATGACGATCCTCTCCCCGTTTATGGACAGATAACTGAAAAGCCAGTGTTTTCAGGAAAAAGAATTTTGCGAGGTTTATATCGTACAGATAAGGGGATTCTGGTTCAATCTGATGTCATGGGTTCCTACAATATTTTACGAAAAGCATTCCCAAATGCGTTTAACCGCTATGGGATAGAGAGGTGCGTAGTTCACCCAAGGAGAATCAATCTCTCGAAGTAA